The stretch of DNA CAAGCGGTCGTAGCGCACGCTGCCGACCGCCCCGTCGCCGGTTTCGGCGATCAGCAGCAGCCGCTGCCGGTCGGCCAGGGTCGCGGCCAGCCAGGCTTGATGCTCGGGCCACTGCAGCGCTTGCCCCTGCTGCGATCGGCGGCGCACTTCGGGCGCGTCGCGCCCCTCGAACAACAGCCGTGCGTCTTCACTGCGGGCCGGGCGCAGCTTCAGGTGCTCGCCCAGCAGGGCTACCGCCACCCGCTGTGCACCGCGGCCATCGACCAGCGCCCGGCTGCGTTCGGCGAAGCTCTGACGCAACGCCTGGTTGCCCAGCAGCAAGGCGATCGCCTGGCGCAGCGCCGGCACATCGACCTGCCCGGCATCGCCCAGATAGAGGTGCATGCCCGCCCGGGCCATGGCCTGGGCAGCGGCCTGCTGGTTGTCCGCCACGCTCACGCACAGGCTCGGCAAGCCCAGCGCGGCGCGCTCCCAGGTGGTGCCGCCAGCTGCGCCGATGAACAAATCCGCCGCCGCCATCCGCGCCGGCAGGTCATCGACATAGTCATGCAGCTCCCAGCCTGCCCGCCCGGCGCATAACTGGCTCAACACCTCGTGCTGGGCGTTGCCGAGCCCGGCGACACAGGTCACCTGCAGCCCCTCCAGCCCGGCCAGTGCCTGCAAGGTTCGCGGCAGCATGCCTGCCACGTCGAAACCGCCAAAGCTGACCAGCACCCGCCGCGCCTGCTGTGGCGGCGTAATCGCCGGCCGCTGGAACGCCGGCCGGACCAGCGCGTAACGTGGCCCCAGCAAGCGCCGACAGGCCGCGGTCAGCCGCGGCGCGTAGCGCGCCTCGCTGGCGCCGAAATTCTGATCCAGCAGCAGGTCGGCTGCGTGATCGCGGTCGGCCAGGTCATCGATGACCGCGATACGCCTGGCGAATGCCCGGGCAGCCTGCTCCCAGCGCGCATCCAGGGCGTAATGATCGACAACCAGCCAGTCGAACCCAGCGCCTGCCGGCAACGCGTTGCGCAGCGCGGCAATGTCCGCCGCCCAGCCCTCGATGCCCGGCGCTTGCTCAGGCTGCGGCCAGGCAAAGACCTCGAAGCCTTCCTGTTCAATGGCCGCTCGGCGGTGGCCGTCTAGCAGGCAGCAGGCAAAGCTGACCTGCGCCCCCTGTGCACGCAGCGCCTGGGCCAAGGTCAGGCAACGCGCCGTGTGGCCGATACCGATGGTTGAAGACGCGTCAGCCCGCAACAGCACCTTCATGACTCCAGCTCCCCTCCTGCCTTGAGCGCTGCGTACAGGTATTGCGCGCGCAGCCAGTCGTCTTCGGTGTCGATGTCCTGCACCAGATGCCGGGGGATGATCACTGGCAAGCTGCGCTCGGAGTAGAGCACCTCGTTCTGCAACCAGGCCTCTACCCGCCCCCAGTAGAACTGGCCGGCATCCTGATAGGCCGGCGCCAGGTCTTGCGAGCGGGTCTCGCGATACTGCGGATTGAGCGGCACCAGCGCGCCCTCGGCATCCAGTGTCAGCGCCCGCTGGACCGGGAAGCCGAAACCACTCACCGAAAAGGCGAAAGCGCGTCCCGGGTGCTGGCGCAACAGTGCCAACCCCTCATGCAGGAAGCGCTGCTGCAGGAAAGGCGCAGTGGCATAGATGCAACAGGCATGGGTCAGCACCTGGCCCTGGCTGGTCAGTACCTCCAGGGCATGGCTGACCACTGCATGGGTGGTCGCATGGTCGTCGGCCAGGTGCGCGGGCCGACGAAACGGCACCAGCGCGCCATGCTCCCTGGCTACCGCCGCGATATCCGCATCATCCGTACTGACCACTACCTGGTCGAACAAGCCACTGGCGAGTGCCACGCGAATCGAGTGGGCAATGATCGGCAGCCCGGCAAAGCTCTTGAGGTTCTTGCTCGGAATGCGTTTGCTGCCGCCACGGGCCGGAATGATCGCGACGTTGATTTCCCTGCGTTCATTCATGTGAGCAGCCCGCGCAGGCTGTCGACCACATGATCCTGCTGGGCGTCGCTCAGGCCTGGGTACATCGGCAGGCTCAGTGCGCCTGCGTAGTAGGCCTCTGCCTGCGGGAAGTCCCCGGGCTTGAAACCCAGCTCGCGATAATAGGGCTGCAAGTGAATGGGGATGTAATGCAGATTGACTCCGACCCCCGCCGCCCGCATCCCGTCGAAAACCTCCCGGTGCGAGCGCTGCAGGTGATCGCCCTGCAGGCGCACCACGAACAGGTGCCAGGCGGATTCGGCCTCCGCCTGGGGTGCCTGTACGCTCACCGGCAGGCCCGCGAGCAACTGCTGGTAACGGGCCGCCAGTGCTTGACGACGAACAAGGAAATCATCCAGCCGCGCCAACTGGGAAAGCCCCAGGGCAGCCTGCAGATCGGTGATGCGGTAGTTGAAGCCCAGCTCGAGCTGCTGGTAGTACCAGGCGCCATGGCTCTCTTCAGTCATCTGGCCACTGTCCCGGGTCACCCCGTGGCCACGTAACAGGCGCAGGCGCTGGGCCAGATCGGCACGGTTGGTGAGGACCATGCCGCCTTCAGCCGAAGTGATGATTTTTACCGGGTGAAAGCTGAACACCGTCATGTCGGCGAACTCGCCGCTGCCGACTGCCACTCCCGCATAGCGCGCGCCGACCGCATGGGCAGCGTCCTCGATCAAGGTGAAGCCATACTGGCGGGCCAGCGCTTTGATCGCACGCATATCGGCGCTTTGCCCGGCGAATGCCACGGCAACCACCACCTTGGGCAAGCGCCCTTGCCGGGCAGCCTGTTCGAGTTTCAGTGCCAGCGCTGCGGCGTCGATGGCCCAGGTATGCGGGTCGATGTCGACGAAATCGACGCTGGCCCCGCAGTAACGACCACAGTTCGCCGATGCCACGAAACTGATTGGGGATGTCCACAACCAGTCCCCGCTACCCAGCCCCGCGGCCAGGCAAGCCAGGTGCAGGCCGGCGGTGGCGTTGCAGATTGCCACTGCATGGCCTGCGCCACAGCGCTGGGCAATCGCCTGCTCGAAGCGCTCGACCAACGGCCCCTGGGTCAACCAGTCGGACTGCAACACCTCGACGACCGCGCTGATGTCGGACTGATCGATGCTCTGCCGGGCATATGGAATCACGCCAGCATCCCTGTGTGCAGGATGGGTAGCTGGCCCCTGGGGCAGGAGGTGAAAATGGACTTGTCGTCGAACATGCGTCGATCCTAGGGGCGGCGCCATCGACTGACGACGGCGCCCGGTTGCAGGGTCAGGCCAGCGCGCAGCCTACAAATTTCTGACTCGCGCGCGTTGTATCCCTGCCCGAAGCAAGATACAGGCCAGCCCCGCAACCCGCCGTTTTCAGCCGATCAGGCCGACCCAGTCCAGCGCCGCCTTGGCAGGGGCCAGCACCTGGTGCTGGGCCGCCCCCTGCCACTGCGCCGACCATTTGGCGCTCAGCGCCGCCAGCAGCGCCGGGTCTGCGGCCACCTCGCCGGGGTGGATCACCTGCACCTGCGGTGTCCAGACCGTCAGCAAGCCAGCTGCAGCTGCTTTCAGGCACAGGTCGACATCGCCGAAGGCCTGGGCAAAGGTGGTTTCGTCCAGGCCACCAAGGGCCTGGAACACCTCGTTGCGAACCATCAGGCAGCTGGCCGATACCGCCGCACGGTTCTGCTCCACAGCCAACCGGTTCAGGTAACCCAGCGCATTGGCCGCTTCACCGGCGCAGGCTGGCGTGACTGCGCCTTCGGCATCCAGCAGCAAGCCGGCCTGGGTGAGTTTGCCTTCAGCATCCAGCAGCTTGCCGCCGACCACGCCCACCTCCGGGCGCTGCGCCTGGTTCAGCAGCGCCTCGATCCAGTTGGCGTTGACCACTTCGGCATCCGCCGCCAGCAACACCAGGTAGTCGCCCTTGGCCTCGGCACTGGCAGCGTTGCACAGTGCAGCCGGGCTGAGGCGCTCGGCGCTTTGCAGCACGCGCACCTTGCCGCCCGCCTGCTGCTGTTGCGCCAGCCATTCCAGCAACTGCGGCGACTGGCTGGCGTTGTCAGCGATCAGCACCTCGTAGCGGGCATAGCGGGTGCGCTGCAGGATGCTCTTCAGGCAGCGCTGCAGTGCGTCCAGGTTGTCCTGGCTGCGCAGCAGGATGC from Pseudomonas putida encodes:
- the pseG gene encoding UDP-2,4-diacetamido-2,4,6-trideoxy-beta-L-altropyranose hydrolase: MKVLLRADASSTIGIGHTARCLTLAQALRAQGAQVSFACCLLDGHRRAAIEQEGFEVFAWPQPEQAPGIEGWAADIAALRNALPAGAGFDWLVVDHYALDARWEQAARAFARRIAVIDDLADRDHAADLLLDQNFGASEARYAPRLTAACRRLLGPRYALVRPAFQRPAITPPQQARRVLVSFGGFDVAGMLPRTLQALAGLEGLQVTCVAGLGNAQHEVLSQLCAGRAGWELHDYVDDLPARMAAADLFIGAAGGTTWERAALGLPSLCVSVADNQQAAAQAMARAGMHLYLGDAGQVDVPALRQAIALLLGNQALRQSFAERSRALVDGRGAQRVAVALLGEHLKLRPARSEDARLLFEGRDAPEVRRRSQQGQALQWPEHQAWLAATLADRQRLLLIAETGDGAVGSVRYDRLPGQRARVSLYLFAGRFGLGWGRALLARGEACARQRWPDLQAIEAQVLPDNQASLQLFANAGYVQSPCSFERVFQE
- the pseF gene encoding pseudaminic acid cytidylyltransferase gives rise to the protein MNERREINVAIIPARGGSKRIPSKNLKSFAGLPIIAHSIRVALASGLFDQVVVSTDDADIAAVAREHGALVPFRRPAHLADDHATTHAVVSHALEVLTSQGQVLTHACCIYATAPFLQQRFLHEGLALLRQHPGRAFAFSVSGFGFPVQRALTLDAEGALVPLNPQYRETRSQDLAPAYQDAGQFYWGRVEAWLQNEVLYSERSLPVIIPRHLVQDIDTEDDWLRAQYLYAALKAGGELES
- the pseC gene encoding UDP-4-amino-4,6-dideoxy-N-acetyl-beta-L-altrosamine transaminase, which translates into the protein MIPYARQSIDQSDISAVVEVLQSDWLTQGPLVERFEQAIAQRCGAGHAVAICNATAGLHLACLAAGLGSGDWLWTSPISFVASANCGRYCGASVDFVDIDPHTWAIDAAALALKLEQAARQGRLPKVVVAVAFAGQSADMRAIKALARQYGFTLIEDAAHAVGARYAGVAVGSGEFADMTVFSFHPVKIITSAEGGMVLTNRADLAQRLRLLRGHGVTRDSGQMTEESHGAWYYQQLELGFNYRITDLQAALGLSQLARLDDFLVRRQALAARYQQLLAGLPVSVQAPQAEAESAWHLFVVRLQGDHLQRSHREVFDGMRAAGVGVNLHYIPIHLQPYYRELGFKPGDFPQAEAYYAGALSLPMYPGLSDAQQDHVVDSLRGLLT